A window of Microbacterium luteolum contains these coding sequences:
- a CDS encoding PHP domain-containing protein, with the protein MSTPSHGFAGPADLHLHSNHSDGTESPAEVVRQAHAHGVRTVALTDHDRSTGWREAGDAAAELGMTFLPGMELSAKHEWRSVHVLGYLFDPEDPALLAETDRIRGDRIGRAERIVRSIGRDYDLHWDDVLAQTTLDATVGRPHIADALIARGIVRDRTEAFDGILHPREGYYEPHYAPDPLTAVRLITDAGGVAVIAHPVTGRDLMMPVPYLERLIAAGLGGFEIDHRENTEAGKRKLRGIAAAHDLIVTGSSDYHGSGKPNRPGENTTSEEMVARIIERATGTAVRFP; encoded by the coding sequence ATGTCCACTCCGTCCCACGGGTTCGCCGGTCCTGCAGACCTGCACCTGCACTCCAACCATTCCGATGGCACGGAGAGCCCCGCGGAGGTCGTCCGGCAGGCGCACGCGCACGGCGTGAGGACGGTCGCGCTCACCGACCACGACCGCTCGACGGGGTGGCGGGAGGCGGGCGATGCCGCCGCAGAGCTGGGGATGACGTTCCTCCCCGGGATGGAACTCTCGGCGAAGCACGAGTGGCGCAGCGTGCACGTGCTCGGGTACCTCTTCGATCCGGAGGACCCGGCTCTCCTGGCCGAGACGGACAGGATCCGCGGCGATCGGATCGGACGAGCGGAGCGGATCGTCCGGAGCATCGGACGCGACTACGACCTGCACTGGGACGACGTGCTGGCGCAGACCACGCTCGACGCCACCGTCGGGCGCCCGCACATCGCCGATGCGCTGATCGCCCGAGGGATCGTGCGCGACCGCACCGAGGCCTTCGATGGCATCCTCCATCCGCGCGAGGGGTACTACGAGCCCCACTACGCTCCCGACCCGCTCACGGCGGTCCGCCTCATCACGGATGCCGGGGGAGTGGCGGTCATCGCCCACCCGGTGACCGGCCGCGACCTGATGATGCCGGTGCCCTACCTCGAGCGCCTGATCGCCGCCGGGCTCGGCGGGTTCGAGATCGACCACCGGGAGAACACCGAGGCGGGCAAGCGGAAGCTGCGCGGGATCGCCGCCGCGCACGACCTCATCGTGACCGGTTCGAGCGACTATCACGGCAGCGGCAAACCCAACCGTCCGGGCGAGAACACGACGTCCGAGGAGATGGTCGCCCGGATCATAGAGCGCGCGACCGGAACGGCCGTGCGCTTTCCCTGA
- a CDS encoding endonuclease/exonuclease/phosphatase family protein, whose amino-acid sequence MLRLLGVLFTVLLAIATAIVVWPQFFHLEQTYPFAQLVSARGPVLAGFLIVAVLALLLLLARPLRGFAASVLIVALVGAGAIGAIGAVRGFGASALPEKTADSVRVLTWNTAGEAVSAADIAQQILEQGADIVALPETTQAVGEQIALMLREQGHPMWVHHVQFRPDVEDGPQSWQTTVLVAPELGEYSVIESSKDGTSNTGSVPSAVLMPIDGAGPTIVAVHAVAPRMEEMEQWRQDLQWIADQCPPGDFILAGDFNATIDHMAPLGMDGGDIGYCRDGASRTGNGMTGTWPSSLPPLAGAPIDHVMVSKNWTPSGSVVLDDAGGSDHRALVVQLEPAG is encoded by the coding sequence ATGCTTCGACTACTGGGGGTCCTGTTCACCGTGCTGCTCGCGATCGCGACGGCGATCGTGGTGTGGCCGCAGTTCTTCCACCTCGAGCAGACCTATCCGTTCGCGCAACTGGTGTCGGCTCGCGGCCCCGTTCTGGCCGGATTCCTCATCGTCGCGGTTCTCGCGCTCCTGCTGCTCCTCGCTCGTCCGCTGCGAGGGTTCGCGGCATCCGTCCTCATCGTGGCTCTGGTCGGAGCCGGAGCGATCGGCGCGATCGGCGCCGTGCGCGGCTTCGGAGCCTCCGCGCTCCCGGAGAAGACCGCGGACAGCGTCCGCGTGCTGACCTGGAACACCGCCGGCGAGGCGGTCTCAGCCGCGGACATCGCGCAGCAGATCCTCGAGCAGGGTGCCGACATCGTCGCGCTTCCGGAGACCACACAGGCGGTCGGAGAACAGATCGCGCTGATGCTGCGGGAGCAGGGACACCCGATGTGGGTGCATCACGTGCAGTTCCGTCCCGACGTGGAGGACGGTCCGCAGTCCTGGCAGACGACCGTGCTGGTCGCCCCCGAGCTCGGCGAGTACTCCGTGATCGAGTCGTCGAAGGATGGCACGAGCAACACCGGATCCGTGCCGAGCGCCGTGCTCATGCCCATCGACGGCGCCGGACCCACCATCGTCGCGGTGCACGCGGTGGCGCCGCGCATGGAGGAGATGGAGCAGTGGCGGCAGGATCTGCAGTGGATCGCCGACCAGTGCCCTCCAGGCGACTTCATCCTCGCCGGCGACTTCAACGCCACCATCGACCACATGGCGCCGCTCGGCATGGACGGGGGCGACATCGGGTACTGCCGCGACGGGGCGTCGCGCACGGGCAACGGGATGACCGGCACCTGGCCGAGTTCGCTCCCTCCCCTGGCCGGTGCCCCGATCGACCACGTCATGGTCTCGAAGAACTGGACGCCGTCGGGCTCCGTCGTGCTCGATGACGCGGGCGGAAGCGACCACCGCGCCCTCGTCGTGCAGCTGGAGCCGGCCGGCTGA
- a CDS encoding aminopeptidase P family protein — protein MSTAERDTIAEAAGEIPAEVTTETVENSSTNRKQPFPQGFLDTISTGWAERPETLPAPRAQAAFAATRRAAVSAAFPGKRLVIPAGSLKQRSNDTDYVFRAHSAFAHLTGWASDAEPDSILVFEPTDAGHDVTLYFRERADRTTTEFYADATVGEFWIGPRPSLAGVAADLAIATEHLHEFAPVDGELILDDDDDLTRVVSELRLIKDEFEIAEMRRAVDITAHGFDDIIRELPQAIDHARGERVVEGVFHRRAREDGNGEGYDTIAASGPHACYLHWTRNDGSVVPGDLILVDAGVEADSLYTADITRTLPVSGTFTEVQRRVYETVREAADAAFAAARVGVRFRDVHAAAMTVIAARTAEWGLLPVTAEEALDADAGGQHRRYMVHGTSHHLGIDVHDCAQARREMYYDGILAPGMVFTIEPGLYFQIDDLTVPAELRGIGVRIEDDILMTADGPVNLSAGIPRTADEVEAWIARVQS, from the coding sequence ATGAGCACCGCAGAGCGCGACACGATCGCAGAAGCCGCCGGAGAGATCCCCGCCGAAGTCACGACGGAGACCGTCGAGAACAGCAGTACCAATCGCAAGCAGCCCTTCCCGCAGGGCTTCCTCGACACGATCTCGACCGGCTGGGCCGAGCGGCCGGAGACCCTTCCGGCTCCGCGGGCACAGGCCGCGTTCGCGGCGACGCGGCGGGCGGCGGTCTCCGCGGCCTTCCCCGGCAAGCGACTGGTGATCCCCGCCGGCTCCCTCAAGCAGCGCAGCAACGACACCGACTACGTGTTCCGCGCGCACTCGGCATTCGCCCACCTCACCGGCTGGGCGTCGGATGCCGAGCCCGACTCGATCCTCGTCTTCGAGCCGACGGACGCCGGACACGACGTCACCCTCTACTTCCGCGAGCGCGCCGACCGCACCACGACCGAGTTCTACGCCGACGCCACGGTGGGCGAGTTCTGGATCGGCCCGCGGCCCTCCCTCGCCGGCGTCGCAGCCGACCTCGCGATCGCGACAGAGCACCTGCACGAATTCGCACCGGTCGACGGCGAGCTGATCCTCGACGACGATGACGACCTCACCCGCGTCGTCTCCGAGCTGCGCCTGATCAAGGACGAGTTCGAGATCGCCGAGATGCGTCGCGCCGTGGACATCACCGCGCACGGCTTCGACGACATCATCCGCGAGCTGCCGCAGGCGATCGACCACGCACGCGGAGAGCGCGTCGTCGAGGGCGTCTTCCACCGCCGCGCGCGCGAGGACGGCAACGGCGAGGGGTACGACACCATCGCCGCCTCTGGTCCGCACGCCTGCTACCTGCACTGGACCCGCAACGACGGCAGCGTCGTCCCCGGCGACCTGATCCTCGTCGATGCCGGCGTGGAGGCGGACAGCCTGTACACGGCCGACATCACCCGCACGCTTCCGGTGTCGGGCACCTTCACCGAGGTGCAGCGTCGCGTCTACGAGACCGTGCGCGAGGCCGCGGATGCCGCGTTCGCCGCAGCGCGCGTGGGCGTGCGGTTCCGCGACGTGCACGCCGCGGCGATGACCGTGATCGCCGCCCGCACCGCCGAGTGGGGTCTACTGCCGGTCACTGCTGAGGAAGCCCTCGACGCGGATGCCGGCGGGCAGCACCGCCGCTACATGGTGCACGGCACGTCGCATCACCTGGGCATCGACGTGCACGACTGCGCACAGGCGCGTCGCGAGATGTACTACGACGGCATCCTCGCGCCCGGCATGGTCTTCACGATCGAACCCGGCCTCTACTTCCAGATCGACGACCTCACGGTGCCCGCGGAGCTTCGCGGCATCGGCGTGCGCATCGAGGACGACATCCTGATGACCGCCGACGGACCCGTGAATCTGTCGGCCGGGATCCCCCGCACAGCTGACGAGGTCGAGGCCTGGATCGCCCGCGTGCAGAGCTGA
- a CDS encoding phosphotransferase: MHEGELPLDDGLAERLIAQRFPELRGRPLRRVPTTGTVNTIIRLGDELVARFPLLGASEAELRAEADAMAELADAGPFPAARPYGVANASDGFASAWSVQTWLDGEVAGHARHAASASLARDLVTLITALRSVPVGGRVFDGAGRGGHLPDHDEWIAECLAQSGHLLDTRRAAELWASLRVLPTTGPDVMSHRDLTPFNLLVIGRDGDDRLAGVLDGGSFGPADPALDLVAAWHLFDAPRRRILRDGVGAGDGEWLGGAAWAFQQAMGLIWYYEESNPPMSALGLSTMRRLLEDEELSALRP, translated from the coding sequence ATGCACGAGGGCGAGCTGCCACTCGACGATGGTCTCGCCGAGCGGCTGATCGCACAGCGCTTCCCGGAGCTGCGCGGTCGACCGCTGCGGCGCGTGCCCACGACCGGCACGGTGAACACCATCATCCGACTGGGCGATGAGCTGGTCGCGCGGTTCCCGCTCCTCGGCGCTTCCGAGGCGGAGCTGCGCGCCGAGGCCGACGCCATGGCCGAGCTGGCCGACGCCGGCCCGTTCCCCGCTGCGCGCCCCTACGGGGTCGCGAACGCCTCCGACGGTTTCGCTTCGGCGTGGTCGGTGCAGACCTGGCTCGACGGCGAGGTGGCCGGGCACGCACGGCACGCGGCATCCGCTTCTCTCGCCCGCGACCTCGTGACGCTCATCACGGCACTGCGGAGCGTCCCGGTCGGCGGACGCGTGTTCGACGGCGCCGGTCGCGGCGGTCATCTCCCCGATCACGACGAGTGGATCGCGGAGTGCCTCGCGCAGAGCGGACACCTGCTCGACACGCGTCGGGCTGCCGAGCTCTGGGCGTCGCTGCGCGTGCTGCCGACAACCGGGCCCGACGTCATGAGTCATCGCGACCTCACCCCGTTCAACCTGCTCGTCATCGGCCGCGACGGCGACGATCGGCTCGCCGGTGTCCTCGACGGCGGGAGCTTCGGACCGGCCGACCCGGCGCTCGACCTCGTCGCCGCGTGGCATCTGTTCGATGCTCCGCGCCGACGGATCCTGCGCGACGGCGTCGGCGCGGGCGATGGGGAATGGCTGGGCGGAGCGGCATGGGCGTTCCAGCAGGCGATGGGTCTCATCTGGTACTACGAGGAGTCGAATCCGCCGATGAGCGCACTGGGCCTCTCTACGATGCGGCGGCTGCTGGAGGACGAGGAGCTGTCGGCGCTCCGCCCGTGA
- a CDS encoding VOC family protein has product MKGIHHVEIWVADLDAVVDGWSWLFTSLGLECTGEWPGGRTWDAGGAYVTLTNSPNLSAVDHDRRRPGMNHLALWGGSRTEVDAVMSAAVAHGWQPLYGDRYPHAGGPDHYAGWLENAEGFKVEIVAE; this is encoded by the coding sequence ATGAAGGGGATTCATCACGTCGAGATCTGGGTGGCGGACCTCGATGCGGTCGTCGACGGCTGGAGCTGGCTTTTCACCTCGCTCGGTCTGGAATGCACAGGGGAGTGGCCGGGCGGTCGGACCTGGGACGCCGGTGGCGCCTACGTGACGCTGACGAACTCGCCGAACCTGTCGGCGGTCGATCACGACCGACGGCGACCGGGCATGAACCACCTCGCGCTCTGGGGCGGATCCCGGACCGAGGTCGACGCCGTGATGTCCGCTGCCGTCGCCCATGGGTGGCAGCCGTTGTACGGAGATCGGTATCCGCACGCCGGCGGACCCGACCACTACGCCGGCTGGCTGGAGAACGCCGAAGGATTCAAGGTCGAGATCGTCGCGGAGTGA